CTCCACGTGGTGCAGCCGGGGGAGACTTTGCTGGCCATCGCCCAACGCTACGGGGTCTCCATGCGGGCCATCCAGGCGGCGAACGGCATTGCAAACCCGGAGCGGATCCAGGCCGGGCAGACCCTGGTGATCCCCCTGGCCACGCCCACACCGGCCCCCGGCCCGACGCCCACTCCGACCCCCACGCCGGTGCCGACCTATCCGCCGCCGCCCTTGCTCAGCCCGCCCGATGGCGCCCGGGTGGAAGGAGCCGGGCTGCCCGTCCTCGTCCAGTGGGCGTCCGTCGGGCTGCTCGAGCCCAGCGAGATGTATGAGGTCCGGCTGTTCCGGGAGGACGGCGTGGAGATCGACCGTTTCCGCACCCGGGCCACCGCCTGGCACATCCCCGCTTCCCTCCTCCGATCGGCCGTGGAAGGGGAAGCGGGTCCCTATATCTTCCGCTGGACCGTTCAGGTGGTGCGGCGGGTGGTGGAGCCGGATGGGACGGTGCGGTTCGAGCCGGCGGGCCCGGCGGCCGCCCGGACCTTCCGCTGGAGCCCCGGCGAGGTCCCTTCCACCCCCATCCCCGGAGGGGGATGAGGGGATTCCGGTCGCTTCCATCCCGCATCAGGGGGAGCGCGCGATGCCTTTCGCGGACAAGC
The sequence above is a segment of the Thermoflexus hugenholtzii JAD2 genome. Coding sequences within it:
- a CDS encoding LysM peptidoglycan-binding domain-containing protein, yielding MSEARRSGLFRRCPTCGMPVSRRSRTCWRCGADLTIPPEALQPEPEPPIPWRSALLGFALVVLLFLAVGGLAWRMARAAMARPTPTLTGTPFTPPATPTPRPTVTPTPTLTPTPIPPLEHQVQAGETLLYIAERYGVTVDDIRRLNNLSGDLIVVGQVLRIPVYTPTPILVTPTLPPGVTPSPTPRPDKILHVVQPGETLLAIAQRYGVSMRAIQAANGIANPERIQAGQTLVIPLATPTPAPGPTPTPTPTPVPTYPPPPLLSPPDGARVEGAGLPVLVQWASVGLLEPSEMYEVRLFREDGVEIDRFRTRATAWHIPASLLRSAVEGEAGPYIFRWTVQVVRRVVEPDGTVRFEPAGPAAARTFRWSPGEVPSTPIPGGG